In the genome of Thermanaerothrix sp., the window GCGACAGCCCCGCCGCGTAGGGAAGGAATAGCCTCATCATCCTCCTTAACTCCGGATCCGCCCGGTCGGGCCTTGAGGGGCTCAAGGGGACCCCGCAGCGGTAACACCACACCCACTGGAGGAGCATCTGGGAAAAACCGCCCATGAACACCGCCGCCACCACGTGCCACACCGTCACCTTCGGGTAAAAGGACCACACCAAGAGGATGAACACCAGGTTGCTCAACGCCGGCGCCACCGCTGGCACGAAGAACCGATCCAGGCTGTTGAGCACCCCCATGGCGAGGGCCCCCATGGACATGAACATGAGGAACGGGAACAGGGCGGCGGTGAGCCTTGAGGCGATCAATCGGTCCTCAGGGGAAAAGCCCGGGGCCATAATCCTCACTAGCCATCCGGCCCCCGCCATCCCCAACAACACCACCAAAAGGGTTCCCAACAGGAGCACCGCCGAGGCCTGCCTTGCAAGCCGCTCCGCCTCCTTAGGGCCCCGGTCCTTCAGCACCCGGCTGAAGACCGGCACGAAGGCGGCGGAGAGGGCCCCCTCCGCCAGAAGCTGTCTTGCCAGGTTTGCCAGCGTGTAGGCCACGTAAAAGGCGTCCAGCTGCCTGGTGGCCCCGAAAACCGCGGCGGTTATCATCTCCCGCACCAGCCCCAAAACCCGGCTCGCTAGGGTCCCTACGGTCATCCTCAAGGCGTTGCGCACCATGGAGGACATGGCGGAACCGCCTCCACCGGAGGCCCTATTAAGGCTTACCACCTAAACTCCTCCCCCAGGTAGAACTTGCGGGCCTCTTCGCTCTCCGCCACTTCCTCAGGGGCACCCTGGACCACCACCCGGCCCTGGTGGATCAGGTAGGTCACGTCGGTTATGGACAAGGTCTCCCTCACGTTGTGGTCCGTAAGGAGTATCCCAAACCCCTTTTCCTTGAGGCTTCTTATCATCTGCTGTATGTCGTAGACCGCTATGGGGTCTATGCCGCTGAAGGGCTCGTCCAGAAGCAGAAACGACGGCTTTAGCGCCACGCACCGGGCTATCTCCACCCTGCGCCTCTCCCCTCCGCTCAGCGCATAACCCTTGGTGTCCCTTATGACGCCTATGTTGAACTCCTCTATGAGCCTGTCCACCTGAGGCCCGTAATCCCTCTCGTGCCATCCAAGCTCCTGATAGACAAGCTCCAGGTTCTCCCTCACCGTAAGGTTCCTGAATATGGAGGCCTCCTGGGGGAGGTAGCCAAGCCCCCGCCGGGCCCTGAGGTACATTGGAAGGCCAGTCACGTCCTCGCCGTTAAGTATCACCGACCCCTCGTCGGGCCTTATGCGCCCCACGGTCATGTAGAACGTGGTGCTCTTTCCCGCGCCGTTGGGGCCCAAAAGACCGGTAACGCAGCCTCGGCGGACCGTGAAGGAAACGCCGTCCACCACCCTTCGGCCCCGGTAGCTCTTGGCCACATTCACCACCTCAAGGGACCCGGACTGAACGGCGGTCACCTCTTTTCCTCCTCCCCGCCCTTGGGACCCTTCACGGGGAACGTCACCTGGGTGGAGCCATAGGCCTCAAGGCGCCTTAAGTTGGTCTTGTAAACTATCCTGTCCGCAGTCAAGGTCCTTCCCCCCCGCTGCACCGCCTTGGCGGAACCGGTGACCTCCAGCACCCCCGATACGCCGTCGTAAGAGGCCCTATCGCCGGTCATGACTATGTCGGACCCGCTCTTGTCCTTGGCTATGCAGGTGACGCCTCCTGAGGCCTCCGCGGATTCAACCTCCCCGGAGCGCTTAAGACGTCCCTTCACCGAAGGGGCTCTAAGTTCAAATCCCTCCTTGAGATCCCGGTACCTTCGAACGTTTAGACCGCTGAACTCGAAGCGGTTCCGCTCCACCCGGTCCGCGTCGATCATCTTCCCCATGAAGGTCCCCCTTACGGCCCCCTCCAGGGTGTACCTAAGGCCGTCGGAGGTCCATCGGGCCACGGAACAGGTGAGGTTATCGCCTCCCCTAACCGCCCTAACCCCTCCCCTGGCCACGGCCTCGTAGACGTCGCCCCCCTGGGACTTAACGTCCAGGGTCTTGGAGAACACCTTAACCCCTTCCTTCCTAAAGAAGGCCTCCACGTTCCCGCTAAGGGAGAAGGTCTCCCCGGACACGCTGCCCTCCCCAACGTCGCCCAGGGCCTCCAGCTGATCCCGTTGCACCTTGACGTTGCCCTCGGCCCTGAAACGCTCGGTGGCGCCGTCATATACCAGCCGCTGGGCGGTAAGCCTGGCAACCCCGCCCTGGGCGCTGGAGGCGGCGGCAACCGACAAGAGCGCCAGCCCGGCGGCAAAAGCAAAAAAACGTCTCATTAACCCATACCCCCCACGGAGGATCTAAAAAATGAAAAGGGCGTCCCCAAAGGAACGCCCCATATTCTACCATCATCGCCGCCCGGAGGGTGGGCAGGGATCATCGACCGCCGCGGAACAGGGCCTCCCCTATCTGCACCGCGTTAAGCGCCGCCCCCTTAAGTAGGTTGTCCGACACCAACCACATGGCAAGGCCGTTCTCAAGGCCCGTGTCAGGCCTTATGCGCCCCACCAGCACCTCTCCACGGCCCGCCCCGTCGTGAGGGGTGGGATAAAGGGCCCCCTTGGGGTCGTCCATCACCACCACCCCCTTAAAATCCGCGAGGATCCTACGGGCCTCGTTGGCATCGGGCCTCTCCTTAAAGGAGGCGGATATGGCCTCCCCGTGGCAGTTGAAGGTGGGAACCCTAACGGTGGCGGAGCTCACCTTAAGGTTCGGCATACCCAGTATCTTCCGGGACTCCCGAACCATCTTCCACTCCTCATCGGATATGCCCTGGTCATCGAAGTCCCCTATGTGGGGCAGCAGGTTGAAGGCGATGTCCCGTGGATAAACGGAGTTCCTCCAGGTCTCGCCGGAGAGAAAGGCCTTCGATGCCCCTTTGAGCTCCTCCACCGCCTTCCAGCCCGTTCCCGAAACGGACTGGTAGGTAACCGCGGAGAAGTACACAAGGCCGTAACGCCTGTGGAGGGGGTAAAGGGCCATGAGGGCCCCTATGGTGGCGCAGTTTGGGTTGGCCACTATGCCCCTATGCCAGGCCAGGTCTTCGGCGTTTATCTCCGGAACCACCAGCGGCACGTCAGGATCCATCCTCCAGGCGGAGCTGTTGTCCACCACCACCGCCCCCTTGGAAACCGCCACCGGGGCCCAGGTCCTGGAAGGGCCGGATCCGGCGGAGAAGAGGGCAAGGGACACGCCGTCGAAGTGGCGCTCCTCCACCGGCAGCACCTCCAGCTCCTCCCCCCGGAACGTGACGGTCCTGCCCTTGGACCTCTCGGAGCCCAAGGGCACCACCTGATCCACCGGGAGGGAACTTCTCTCAAGGCACTCAAGCATGCGGCCACCCACCAGCCCGGTGGTCCCCAGAACCGCTACCTTCATCAGAAAGACGCCTCCTCTATAAAGACCTCGTGAAGGGCCCTTACGGCCTCATCACACCGATTGGCGGGCACCACGCAGGTGAGCGACAGGGAGTTGGAGGATATCATGTCTATGTTTATGCCCTCCTCCGCCAGGGCCTGGAACATGCGGACCGGCAGCTCCGGGTGGTTCGCTATCCCCGCCCCAACCACGGACACCCGGGCTATCTCGGAGTCAAACCCCACCCCCTGGGCCTCCACCTCCTGGCAGAAGTCCCTGGTTATGTCTATGGCCTCGTCCAGACAGGTCTTCTTCACCAGGAAGGTTATGTCGTTAAGGCCTCCCCTCATGGTGTTCTGGATTATCATCTCCGCGCCGATGCCCCTTTCCGCCAGGCTCCGGAAGAGCCTAAGCGCCACGCCGGGCATGTCCGGCACCCCTATGACGGTTATCTTGGCCACCTTGGTGTCGTGGACCACCGCCTTTATGACAAGACCTTCGCTCACCGGGTTAGTCATCACCCAAGTTCCCTCCTCTTCGGTGAAGCTGGAGCCCACATAAAGGGGCACCTGGTACCTCATGGCCATCTCGACGCTCCAGGCCTGAAGCATCTTGGCCCCCAGGGCGGACATCTCCATGCACTCCTCGTAGCTTATGCCCTTGAGCTTCACCGCCCCCTTCACCACCTTTGGATCCGCGGACATGATGCCCGCCACGTCCTTCAATATCTGGCAGCTATGGGCCTTAAGGGCGGCGGCCAGGGCCACGGCTGAGAGATCCGACCCTCCCCTCCCAAGGGTTATCACGTCCCCAGAGTCGGTCACCGCCTGGAAGCCGGTAACCACCGGCACAAGGCCTCTGTCCAGGGCCTCCTCCACCGCTGAGGCCTCCACCCGGTATATGCGGCCCTCGGTGGGGAACCCCACCGCCTTGAACCCCGCCTGGGCGGCGGTGAAGGACACAGCCCCCACCCCCTCCCCCTGAAGGGCCAGGGCGAGCAGCGCCACGCTCTGCTGTTCGCCGGTGGCCAAGAGCTGATCCAGCTCCCGGCCGTCACACCTAAGGGAGACGTCCCGGGCCAAGGACAGAAGCCTGTCGGTGGTGCTTCCCATGGCGGACACCACCACCGCCACCCGGAACCCCTGATCCTTGACGGACTTTATACGG includes:
- a CDS encoding aspartate-semialdehyde dehydrogenase, which encodes MKVAVLGTTGLVGGRMLECLERSSLPVDQVVPLGSERSKGRTVTFRGEELEVLPVEERHFDGVSLALFSAGSGPSRTWAPVAVSKGAVVVDNSSAWRMDPDVPLVVPEINAEDLAWHRGIVANPNCATIGALMALYPLHRRYGLVYFSAVTYQSVSGTGWKAVEELKGASKAFLSGETWRNSVYPRDIAFNLLPHIGDFDDQGISDEEWKMVRESRKILGMPNLKVSSATVRVPTFNCHGEAISASFKERPDANEARRILADFKGVVVMDDPKGALYPTPHDGAGRGEVLVGRIRPDTGLENGLAMWLVSDNLLKGAALNAVQIGEALFRGGR
- the lptB gene encoding LPS export ABC transporter ATP-binding protein, with product MTAVQSGSLEVVNVAKSYRGRRVVDGVSFTVRRGCVTGLLGPNGAGKSTTFYMTVGRIRPDEGSVILNGEDVTGLPMYLRARRGLGYLPQEASIFRNLTVRENLELVYQELGWHERDYGPQVDRLIEEFNIGVIRDTKGYALSGGERRRVEIARCVALKPSFLLLDEPFSGIDPIAVYDIQQMIRSLKEKGFGILLTDHNVRETLSITDVTYLIHQGRVVVQGAPEEVAESEEARKFYLGEEFRW
- a CDS encoding aspartate kinase, producing the protein MAERMTDLPLTVLKFGGSSVADPERMRAVARRIKSVKDQGFRVAVVVSAMGSTTDRLLSLARDVSLRCDGRELDQLLATGEQQSVALLALALQGEGVGAVSFTAAQAGFKAVGFPTEGRIYRVEASAVEEALDRGLVPVVTGFQAVTDSGDVITLGRGGSDLSAVALAAALKAHSCQILKDVAGIMSADPKVVKGAVKLKGISYEECMEMSALGAKMLQAWSVEMAMRYQVPLYVGSSFTEEEGTWVMTNPVSEGLVIKAVVHDTKVAKITVIGVPDMPGVALRLFRSLAERGIGAEMIIQNTMRGGLNDITFLVKKTCLDEAIDITRDFCQEVEAQGVGFDSEIARVSVVGAGIANHPELPVRMFQALAEEGINIDMISSNSLSLTCVVPANRCDEAVRALHEVFIEEASF